A part of Caldicellulosiruptor owensensis OL genomic DNA contains:
- a CDS encoding DUF1385 domain-containing protein: MKRTTIGGMALIEGIMMKGPKKISIVIRKPNGELYKEVKDLAIDDTNKLKKIPFIRGIFILFEQMILGTKALMKSADIALEELSEEEREKQKDFVDKLFEKKFFQKLGITDIAIYFSVIISMVLGTILFFYIPTWSVEIFKGFNLNSFWKNIIEGIVRVIIFVLYLLFASQMKEIKRVFEYHGAEHKTIFAYENGEELSIPNIKKYSTHHPRCGTSFLFIVIIISIIIFTISGWQSVVMRTLIRLLLLPVIVGISYEIIRWAGKSESALARIISYPGLWLQNITTKEPDEKQIEVAIEALKEVVPEDRKLDEW; this comes from the coding sequence ATGAAAAGAACTACTATCGGCGGAATGGCTCTCATAGAAGGTATAATGATGAAAGGACCTAAAAAAATTTCCATTGTTATAAGAAAACCAAATGGTGAGCTTTACAAAGAAGTAAAAGATTTGGCGATAGATGATACTAATAAATTGAAAAAGATTCCTTTTATAAGAGGAATATTTATCTTATTTGAACAAATGATTCTTGGAACAAAAGCGTTGATGAAATCTGCCGATATTGCACTGGAGGAATTATCGGAAGAAGAACGAGAGAAGCAGAAAGATTTTGTAGACAAGCTTTTTGAAAAAAAATTTTTTCAAAAGCTTGGTATTACCGATATAGCTATTTATTTTTCTGTAATTATCTCCATGGTTCTTGGAACAATCCTATTTTTTTATATACCTACGTGGTCTGTTGAGATATTCAAAGGTTTTAATCTTAACAGTTTTTGGAAAAACATAATAGAAGGAATAGTAAGAGTAATAATTTTTGTTCTTTATCTTTTATTTGCATCCCAAATGAAAGAAATAAAAAGGGTTTTTGAGTATCACGGGGCAGAACACAAAACAATCTTTGCATATGAGAATGGTGAAGAGTTAAGTATTCCAAACATAAAAAAATATTCTACACACCATCCGCGATGCGGAACAAGCTTTTTGTTCATTGTAATAATTATCAGTATAATCATTTTTACTATCTCCGGTTGGCAATCTGTTGTTATGAGGACTCTAATACGGCTTTTACTTCTTCCTGTAATTGTTGGTATATCATATGAGATAATAAGATGGGCTGGGAAAAGTGAAAGTGCTTTAGCAAGGATAATCTCATATCCTGGACTTTGGCTTCAGAACATTACAACAAAAGAGCCTGATGAAAAGCAAATAGAAGTTGCAATTGAGGCATTAAAAGAGGTAGTGCCGGAGGACAGAAAGCTTGATGAGTGGTAG
- a CDS encoding N-acetylmuramoyl-L-alanine amidase family protein gives MKVCIDPGHGGKDPGAIGKNNTKEKDITLAIAKKLKFILEDGTNTKVILTRDSDIFPWGEKSVKEDLKARCDIANRNLVDIFVSIHCNSSKNDSARGIETFYYKTSQKGFLLAVEVQKSIVEAVKTINRGVKFADFYVLRATKMPAILIECGFLSNPEEEKMLNNQNYQTQIALAIAKGIVNYQKNVDKA, from the coding sequence ATGAAGGTATGTATAGACCCTGGTCATGGCGGGAAAGACCCTGGAGCAATAGGAAAAAACAACACCAAAGAAAAAGATATAACACTTGCAATTGCTAAGAAATTGAAATTTATATTGGAAGATGGCACAAACACAAAGGTGATTTTGACAAGAGACTCTGATATTTTTCCGTGGGGAGAAAAAAGTGTAAAAGAAGACTTAAAAGCAAGGTGTGACATAGCAAACAGGAATTTGGTGGACATCTTTGTCAGCATTCACTGCAACAGCAGCAAAAATGACTCTGCAAGAGGTATAGAAACTTTTTATTACAAAACCAGCCAGAAAGGATTTTTACTGGCTGTGGAGGTGCAAAAAAGTATAGTTGAGGCAGTTAAAACGATAAATCGCGGAGTCAAGTTTGCAGACTTTTATGTGTTAAGAGCTACCAAAATGCCTGCGATCTTAATAGAGTGCGGTTTTTTGAGCAATCCTGAAGAAGAAAAGATGCTAAATAATCAAAATTACCAAACTCAAATCGCTTTAGCAATTGCAAAGGGAATTGTGAATTATCAAAAAAATGTTGATAAAGCGTAA
- the rho gene encoding transcription termination factor Rho: MPGSVEEFLEGKSIIELREIAKSLGIQKYSLLKKGELMEAIKNFLGSSEEDATVLEGIGKKEKGRRGRKKKSETAEVQQTFELKSEEQESKLEETEEKKEARLNEMENKEEDNIKEQTLSQDTQKEEEKTEKPVDVSLNEENKEESKVIELKPKKEEKREDKMQIEIPPELKELEGKVEIGGIGEGVLEIIYEPGGGGGYGFLRDDSFVPGPNDIYVSPSQIRKFNLKTGDKIRGPIRLPKENEKFAGLLYVQSVNDMKPEEVAKRTPFEDLTPIFPNKRIILENKNEPKDLAVRLIDLIAPIGRGQRGLIVAPPKAGKTTLLKKIANSILTNYDDLHLIVLLIDERPEEVTDMQDSIKAEIHYSTFDETPEHHIKVAEMVLERAMRLVECKKDVVILLDSLTRLARAYNLVEPPSGRTLSGGLDPNALHKPKKFFGAARNLKEGGSLTILATALIETGSRMDDVIFEEFKGTGNMELHLDRKLSEKRIFPAIDINKSGTRREELLLSEEEKAAVDAIRRALSNFGTAETTERIISMLSQTKSNEEFIRKILQNLR; the protein is encoded by the coding sequence GTGCCTGGGTCAGTTGAAGAGTTTTTAGAGGGAAAGTCTATTATTGAACTTAGAGAAATAGCAAAAAGTCTGGGTATTCAAAAATATTCTTTGCTCAAAAAAGGTGAGTTGATGGAAGCTATTAAAAATTTTCTGGGAAGTTCGGAAGAAGATGCAACAGTTCTTGAAGGCATAGGTAAAAAAGAAAAAGGTAGAAGAGGAAGAAAGAAGAAATCAGAAACTGCAGAAGTTCAGCAGACTTTTGAATTAAAGAGCGAGGAGCAAGAATCAAAGCTTGAAGAGACTGAGGAAAAGAAAGAGGCAAGACTAAATGAAATGGAAAATAAAGAAGAAGATAACATAAAAGAACAAACTTTGTCGCAGGACACACAAAAAGAAGAAGAAAAAACTGAAAAGCCTGTAGATGTTAGTTTGAATGAGGAGAACAAAGAAGAGAGTAAGGTAATAGAGTTAAAACCTAAAAAAGAAGAAAAAAGAGAGGATAAGATGCAGATAGAAATTCCACCAGAATTAAAAGAACTTGAAGGTAAAGTGGAGATAGGCGGCATAGGAGAAGGAGTTTTGGAAATAATTTATGAACCTGGTGGCGGTGGCGGTTACGGTTTTTTACGCGACGATTCGTTTGTTCCTGGCCCAAACGACATATATGTTTCGCCATCTCAAATCAGAAAATTCAATCTCAAAACGGGTGATAAAATTAGAGGTCCCATTAGACTTCCAAAAGAAAATGAGAAGTTTGCAGGACTTTTGTATGTTCAGAGCGTCAACGATATGAAACCAGAAGAAGTTGCAAAACGCACTCCTTTTGAAGATCTTACCCCTATTTTCCCAAACAAAAGAATAATTTTGGAAAATAAAAATGAGCCTAAGGATTTAGCGGTGAGACTGATAGACCTTATTGCGCCAATTGGAAGAGGCCAGAGAGGATTAATTGTAGCACCACCAAAAGCAGGTAAAACTACACTATTAAAGAAAATAGCAAATAGTATTCTCACAAACTATGATGATTTGCATTTGATTGTACTGCTCATCGATGAAAGACCTGAAGAGGTCACTGATATGCAGGACTCAATTAAAGCAGAGATACATTACTCAACATTTGACGAAACTCCAGAACACCACATAAAAGTTGCTGAAATGGTTTTAGAAAGGGCTATGAGACTTGTGGAGTGTAAAAAAGATGTTGTCATTTTGTTAGATAGCTTGACAAGGCTTGCACGTGCTTATAACTTGGTTGAACCACCATCTGGCAGAACACTCTCTGGTGGTCTTGACCCGAACGCTCTTCACAAACCTAAAAAGTTTTTTGGTGCTGCAAGAAACCTTAAAGAGGGTGGCAGCCTTACCATCCTTGCAACAGCATTGATTGAGACAGGGTCACGAATGGACGATGTCATATTTGAAGAGTTCAAGGGCACTGGCAACATGGAGCTGCACCTTGACAGAAAACTTTCTGAAAAACGAATATTCCCTGCTATTGATATAAACAAGTCAGGGACAAGAAGAGAGGAGCTTTTGCTGTCTGAAGAAGAAAAAGCAGCTGTGGATGCTATCAGAAGAGCACTTTCTAACTTTGGAACAGCTGAAACTACAGAGAGAATTATAAGTATGCTTTCCCAAACAAAGTCAAATGAAGAATTCATAAGAAAGATATTACAAAATTTGAGATAA
- a CDS encoding flagellar motor protein, which yields MDILSIGGLILGFSSLLIAFIIEKGNPAKLLQISAAMIVFGGTIAAVLVSFPMSQIKTAVKHLKMVFMDKKIDFANVVEQLVQLSDRARKEGLLALEQEIPNLQNPLLKKGLGLVVDGIEGEVIRDILDREVYLAEDELKEAAEVFEAAGGYSPTMGIIGTVMGLISVLSNLTNPDELGPAIAVAFVATLYGVSSANLIWLNFGKKIKTKAKQERMLNEIIVEGLLSIQAGENPRILREKIGGMIKEAGQKQGQAQEPAGATVGG from the coding sequence ATGGATATTCTTTCAATTGGCGGGTTGATATTGGGATTTAGTTCTCTTTTAATTGCGTTTATAATTGAGAAGGGTAATCCTGCAAAGCTTTTGCAGATTTCAGCCGCTATGATTGTTTTTGGTGGCACAATTGCGGCAGTCTTGGTTTCATTTCCTATGTCGCAAATAAAAACTGCAGTAAAACACTTAAAGATGGTTTTTATGGATAAGAAAATTGATTTTGCAAATGTAGTTGAACAGCTTGTGCAACTTTCTGACAGAGCACGAAAAGAGGGGCTTTTGGCTTTAGAACAGGAGATTCCTAACTTACAAAATCCACTTCTCAAAAAAGGTTTAGGACTTGTTGTTGATGGTATTGAAGGTGAAGTAATTAGAGATATTTTGGACAGGGAAGTGTACCTTGCAGAAGATGAGCTTAAAGAAGCAGCAGAAGTATTTGAAGCAGCAGGTGGATATTCTCCTACAATGGGTATTATTGGTACTGTTATGGGGCTTATTTCTGTGCTTTCGAACTTGACAAATCCAGATGAACTTGGTCCAGCTATAGCTGTTGCATTTGTTGCAACTTTGTATGGTGTTTCATCTGCAAATCTAATTTGGCTTAACTTTGGTAAAAAGATAAAGACAAAAGCAAAGCAAGAAAGAATGTTAAATGAGATAATTGTGGAAGGACTTTTATCAATCCAGGCTGGTGAAAACCCGAGAATACTCAGGGAAAAGATTGGTGGAATGATAAAAGAAGCTGGCCAGAAGCAAGGTCAAGCTCAAGAGCCAGCAGGTGCGACTGTTGGGGGGTAA
- a CDS encoding OmpA family protein — MARKRMEEPAHENHERWLITYADLITLLLIYFIVMYSMSKLDIDKFKNFTESLTSVLKGTAYIFENSGPSILEGLSGKNVKGTNTDVGGTTKNRQMTEEELINDIQKQVLGLIKEHGIEGKALVIQEERGLSILLKDVLFNTGSAKLTPQAKEVVHEIAKILEKVPDNNIRIEGHTDNVPIHNKYFYSNWELSTARATSVLQEILRVSKVRPERFSVVGYGEYRPIASNKTPEGRALNRRVTIVILRTVYSKAEPVR, encoded by the coding sequence ATGGCAAGAAAGCGTATGGAAGAACCAGCTCATGAAAATCATGAACGATGGCTTATTACCTATGCAGATTTAATTACTCTTTTACTAATATATTTCATCGTTATGTATTCTATGAGTAAACTTGACATAGATAAATTTAAAAACTTTACTGAGTCTCTAACATCTGTTTTGAAAGGTACAGCTTATATATTTGAAAACTCTGGTCCTTCTATACTGGAAGGATTATCTGGAAAGAATGTAAAGGGTACAAATACAGATGTTGGTGGAACAACAAAAAATAGACAGATGACTGAAGAAGAGCTTATAAATGATATACAAAAGCAGGTTTTAGGGCTTATAAAAGAACATGGTATTGAAGGTAAAGCGCTTGTAATTCAGGAAGAAAGAGGATTGTCAATTTTACTCAAAGATGTATTATTTAATACAGGTTCTGCAAAACTTACGCCTCAAGCAAAAGAAGTTGTACATGAGATTGCAAAGATTTTAGAAAAAGTTCCTGATAACAACATAAGAATTGAGGGACATACAGATAATGTCCCTATTCACAATAAATACTTTTATTCTAACTGGGAACTTTCAACAGCAAGAGCTACATCTGTTTTGCAGGAAATTTTAAGGGTTTCAAAGGTAAGGCCTGAGAGATTTTCTGTTGTCGGGTATGGAGAGTACAGGCCAATTGCTTCTAACAAGACACCAGAAGGAAGAGCCCTCAACAGAAGAGTCACAATTGTGATATTGAGGACTGTATATAGTAAAGCTGAACCTGTGAGATGA
- a CDS encoding MFS transporter: protein MTSEDQERELKKLEVFAYKNLKKNSIISIADGAVFAIGSGMLPVSTVIVYFISNYVHSNTLIGLLTTLNVLLSNSPQILVAKKLEMLETYKEYFIKVALLMRLMWFLLAIDVFVFAAKNELLFIILFYIIFSLQGFFTSFANITWFNLILKLVPERQRSKFFGIRSSIGGLCETFGAFLMGRILRLLHFPYNYGLLFLISFLIMMLSLYIASMMKEIPIKKPKKKIDNKHYFRSMFLILKEDRNFTYYLLSVLFIGALGKMPFGFQTIFAKNSLSISTQHVAVATTILLFSQTVGYMLWGVIGSKYGFKSTLLISALIFLPAIYFTYIMSSVEIYYLSVALFGIAQSARNVNESNMAAKLCKEPLKQPSYIGLRNFLMGPFFAFNSIIAGSIIDILGKNLLFLISFSCMVLGFFILCFLVKEE from the coding sequence GTGACATCTGAAGACCAAGAACGAGAACTTAAAAAACTCGAAGTTTTTGCCTATAAAAATTTAAAGAAAAATTCTATCATTTCAATTGCAGATGGAGCGGTATTTGCAATTGGAAGTGGTATGCTTCCAGTCTCTACTGTGATAGTTTATTTTATTTCAAACTATGTCCACTCAAATACTTTGATTGGACTTTTGACAACTTTGAATGTACTTTTGTCAAACTCTCCGCAGATACTTGTTGCTAAAAAACTTGAAATGCTTGAAACATATAAAGAATATTTTATAAAGGTTGCTTTGCTTATGAGGCTTATGTGGTTTTTGCTTGCTATTGATGTGTTTGTATTTGCTGCTAAGAATGAGCTCTTATTTATAATTCTTTTTTACATAATTTTTAGTCTTCAAGGTTTTTTTACTTCATTTGCCAATATAACGTGGTTTAATCTTATACTAAAGCTTGTTCCTGAAAGACAAAGGAGCAAGTTTTTTGGGATAAGGTCATCGATAGGGGGACTGTGTGAGACATTTGGAGCCTTTTTGATGGGAAGAATATTGAGGCTTTTACACTTTCCTTATAACTATGGTCTTTTATTTTTAATTTCGTTTTTGATAATGATGCTCTCATTGTACATAGCTTCTATGATGAAAGAGATTCCTATCAAGAAACCAAAAAAGAAGATTGACAATAAGCATTATTTTAGGAGCATGTTTTTGATACTGAAAGAAGATAGAAATTTTACATATTATCTTCTTTCAGTTTTATTTATTGGCGCACTTGGTAAGATGCCATTTGGTTTTCAAACTATATTTGCAAAAAATAGCCTGAGCATTTCAACACAACATGTTGCAGTAGCAACCACAATATTGCTTTTTTCTCAAACAGTAGGATATATGCTCTGGGGAGTAATCGGTTCAAAATACGGGTTTAAAAGTACCCTTTTAATTTCTGCTCTGATATTTTTGCCTGCAATATATTTTACCTACATCATGAGCTCTGTAGAAATATATTACCTTTCTGTTGCCCTGTTTGGGATTGCCCAGAGTGCAAGAAATGTAAACGAAAGTAATATGGCGGCAAAACTTTGCAAGGAACCATTAAAACAACCATCTTACATTGGTCTTAGAAATTTTCTAATGGGACCGTTTTTCGCATTTAATTCAATAATTGCAGGTAGTATAATTGACATACTTGGCAAAAATCTTTTATTTCTAATATCGTTTAGCTGCATGGTGTTGGGATTTTTTATTCTATGTTTCTTAGTAAAAGAGGAATAA
- a CDS encoding DNA-3-methyladenine glycosylase family protein gives MNIKEYTDFLRISGVEIDFDATFFSGQCFRWKKVDGRYIGVVNRKIVLVYPQDSNTFDIYNCSPEEFKKFFYWYFDLDKDYDLILKELSEHDEILKKAVEKYRGMRLLNQEPFECMISFIISQNNNIKRIQLLIERFCQSYGEKVEYKGFYSWTFPEIENLKKISTEELKRLGLGYRAEYIKDAIAKLDEGKIDFESLETLSSDEARKILKTVKGIGDKVANCILLYSLQKYDVFPVDVWVKRALREFYGIENTKQLRQFINSFGELAGYAQLFLFHYIRNSTQ, from the coding sequence TTGAACATAAAAGAGTATACTGATTTTCTTCGCATAAGTGGAGTGGAGATTGATTTTGACGCAACATTTTTTAGCGGACAGTGTTTTAGATGGAAAAAGGTAGATGGTAGATACATAGGAGTTGTAAATAGAAAAATAGTTTTAGTATATCCGCAGGATAGTAATACTTTTGACATATACAACTGTTCACCTGAAGAGTTTAAAAAGTTTTTTTACTGGTATTTTGATTTGGATAAGGATTATGATTTGATTTTGAAAGAGCTTTCTGAGCATGATGAGATTTTGAAAAAAGCAGTTGAGAAATACAGGGGAATGAGACTTTTAAACCAGGAACCTTTTGAATGTATGATTTCTTTTATTATATCCCAGAATAACAACATAAAAAGAATTCAACTTCTGATTGAAAGATTTTGCCAGAGTTATGGGGAAAAGGTAGAATATAAAGGATTTTATTCTTGGACGTTTCCAGAAATTGAGAATTTAAAAAAGATCTCAACAGAAGAATTAAAACGCTTAGGGTTGGGTTATAGAGCAGAGTATATAAAAGATGCAATTGCTAAATTAGATGAAGGCAAAATAGACTTTGAAAGTCTTGAGACTTTGAGTTCTGATGAAGCAAGGAAGATTTTAAAAACGGTAAAAGGAATAGGAGACAAGGTTGCTAATTGTATATTGCTTTACTCACTGCAAAAGTATGATGTGTTCCCTGTTGATGTGTGGGTGAAACGGGCATTGAGAGAATTTTATGGAATTGAAAATACAAAACAGCTGAGACAGTTTATAAATTCGTTTGGTGAACTTGCAGGATACGCTCAGCTTTTTTTATTTCACTACATTAGAAATAGCACTCAATAA
- the prmC gene encoding peptide chain release factor N(5)-glutamine methyltransferase — MSGRLKTISEVLNEAALRLRDYCENKEEDYKKIALMMVSHILDIDKTEVILNKDLPVEQDKYEKIVNAISKYLQDYPLQYCTNKAFFMGLEFYVDENVLIPRFDTEVLVEVAIEIFKGRKNLYFLDIGTGSGCIAVALCRFLDCKVLAVDISERALEVARKNAKLNGVENRVSFVRSNLFENIPKNLRFDAILSNPPYISESERFKLEKQVLKEPHIALFSKEDGLWFFKEIANKAKLYLKDGGYIIFEVGFSQAEEVKRILEQNGYENIKSRKDLNNIERCIFAING, encoded by the coding sequence ATGAGTGGTAGGTTAAAGACCATTAGCGAGGTTTTGAATGAAGCTGCTTTGAGGTTAAGAGATTATTGTGAAAATAAAGAAGAAGACTATAAGAAGATTGCTCTTATGATGGTTTCACATATACTTGATATTGATAAAACAGAGGTTATTCTAAATAAAGATTTACCTGTGGAACAAGACAAATATGAGAAGATTGTAAACGCTATTTCCAAATATTTACAAGACTATCCTCTTCAATATTGTACGAATAAAGCTTTCTTTATGGGTCTTGAGTTTTATGTTGATGAGAATGTTTTGATTCCACGATTTGACACAGAGGTTTTGGTAGAGGTTGCTATAGAAATCTTTAAAGGTAGGAAGAATCTATACTTTTTAGATATTGGCACGGGTAGTGGCTGTATTGCAGTGGCTCTTTGCAGGTTTTTAGATTGCAAAGTTTTAGCTGTTGATATTTCAGAAAGAGCACTTGAGGTTGCAAGGAAGAATGCAAAATTGAATGGTGTAGAAAATAGGGTTTCATTTGTAAGAAGCAACTTATTTGAAAATATCCCCAAAAATCTTAGATTTGATGCCATACTTAGCAACCCACCTTATATCTCTGAAAGTGAAAGGTTCAAACTAGAGAAACAAGTTTTAAAAGAGCCGCATATAGCTCTGTTTTCAAAAGAGGATGGGCTTTGGTTTTTCAAAGAAATTGCAAACAAAGCAAAGCTATATCTCAAAGATGGTGGTTATATTATTTTTGAAGTAGGATTTTCTCAAGCTGAAGAAGTCAAGAGAATTTTAGAGCAAAACGGTTATGAGAATATAAAGTCAAGAAAGGATTTGAATAATATTGAAAGATGTATCTTTGCAATAAATGGGTAA
- the prfA gene encoding peptide chain release factor 1, whose protein sequence is MIEKLQVIEEKYLELEKKIADPDIISQTQEWQKLMKEHSNLQPIVEKFREYKRILNTIKEAEELLDTDIDEDFEKLVKEELNWAKEQKEIVERDLKILLLPKDPNDEKNVIMEIRAGAGGEEAALFAAELFRMYSRYAERKNWKVEVMSTSESDLDGFKEVIFMISGKGAYSRLKYESGVHRVQRVPVTESGGRIHTSTATVAVLPEVEDIEVEIREEDLEIDTFRAGGAGGQHVNKTESAVRIVHKPTGIVVTCQDERSQHANRDRAMKILRARLYDYYQSLQQKEIESQRRSQVGTGDRSERIRTYNFPQGRVTDHRIGLTLYKLEQVLDGELDEIIDALITHFQTERLKEVD, encoded by the coding sequence ATGATAGAAAAGCTTCAAGTAATTGAAGAAAAATATTTAGAACTTGAGAAAAAAATTGCAGACCCTGATATAATAAGCCAGACTCAGGAATGGCAAAAACTTATGAAAGAACACAGCAATCTTCAGCCAATTGTGGAAAAGTTCAGAGAATACAAAAGGATTTTAAATACTATCAAAGAGGCTGAAGAGCTTTTAGATACAGACATTGACGAGGACTTTGAAAAACTTGTAAAAGAAGAACTAAATTGGGCAAAAGAACAGAAAGAGATTGTTGAAAGAGATCTCAAGATTTTACTTTTGCCAAAGGACCCTAACGACGAAAAAAATGTTATAATGGAGATAAGAGCAGGTGCAGGTGGCGAGGAAGCAGCACTTTTTGCAGCAGAGCTTTTCAGGATGTATTCAAGATATGCAGAAAGGAAAAACTGGAAAGTTGAAGTAATGTCGACAAGTGAGAGTGACTTGGATGGATTTAAAGAAGTAATTTTCATGATAAGCGGAAAAGGTGCATATAGCAGGCTCAAATATGAAAGTGGTGTTCACAGAGTTCAAAGAGTACCCGTGACAGAGTCAGGCGGAAGAATTCATACATCAACAGCAACTGTTGCGGTTTTGCCAGAAGTTGAGGATATTGAGGTAGAAATAAGAGAAGAGGACCTTGAGATAGACACGTTCAGGGCAGGCGGTGCAGGAGGTCAGCATGTAAACAAGACAGAGTCGGCTGTTAGAATTGTTCATAAACCAACAGGAATTGTTGTAACCTGCCAGGATGAAAGGTCGCAACATGCAAATAGAGATAGGGCAATGAAGATACTCAGGGCAAGGCTTTATGATTACTATCAGAGTCTGCAGCAAAAAGAAATAGAAAGTCAGAGAAGAAGCCAGGTTGGAACAGGTGACAGGAGTGAGAGAATAAGAACATATAACTTTCCTCAGGGGCGTGTGACAGACCATAGGATTGGTCTTACTTTGTACAAACTTGAGCAGGTTTTAGATGGAGAACTTGACGAGATCATAGATGCTTTAATAACTCATTTTCAGACAGAGAGATTAAAAGAAGTGGACTAG
- a CDS encoding PrsW family intramembrane metalloprotease: protein MIPYKLIILSIAPSLFIALYIYFRDKFEKEPLHLLLKTFVWGILISSIVVPIEYFLMAYGSISASSRLSFIVFEAFIVAGLTEEYFKRLVVLRVAFDSPHFNQPFDGIVYCVFSAVGFAAIENVGYVYQAFQASPEAAVSVLVLRGVMAVPAHAMFGIIMGYYLGFAKFAPESRSYWYFKVSLVIPMLLHGFYDFVLMLNIYGALAIVGVYEILLFAYCLRLIRKSQEISKLYF from the coding sequence GTGATACCATACAAACTGATTATTTTGAGCATAGCTCCTTCTTTGTTCATAGCTCTTTATATCTATTTTAGGGACAAGTTTGAAAAAGAACCTCTTCATCTTCTTTTGAAAACCTTTGTATGGGGGATACTTATTAGCTCTATTGTTGTTCCAATTGAATATTTTTTAATGGCATATGGCAGCATTTCTGCTTCAAGCAGGCTTTCATTCATTGTATTTGAAGCGTTTATTGTTGCAGGTCTTACAGAAGAATACTTTAAAAGACTTGTGGTGCTAAGGGTGGCTTTTGACAGTCCTCATTTCAATCAACCATTTGATGGCATAGTTTACTGTGTATTCTCTGCCGTTGGATTTGCTGCAATAGAGAATGTAGGGTATGTGTATCAAGCTTTTCAGGCATCCCCCGAGGCTGCAGTTTCAGTTCTTGTTCTAAGAGGTGTGATGGCAGTACCTGCACATGCTATGTTTGGAATTATAATGGGATATTATTTGGGCTTTGCAAAGTTTGCGCCTGAGAGCAGAAGTTACTGGTATTTTAAGGTTTCTCTTGTTATTCCTATGCTTCTACATGGATTTTATGATTTTGTGCTCATGCTAAATATTTATGGAGCACTGGCCATAGTTGGCGTGTATGAGATTTTATTGTTTGCTTATTGCTTGAGATTAATTAGAAAAAGTCAAGAAATTTCCAAATTGTATTTTTAA
- a CDS encoding ZIP family metal transporter gives MEINFLVFDLFAFFCGITGAFVGALAGLVLPLNDEKIKDSLIGFASGLMLGLICFGLIPEAVSISNLLVCILVLISSYFMIGILEKKLTMRYLFSQNRYLKSGILILVALSLHNFPEGLAIGSSFTVEKNLGILVGIIIIIHDIPEGFALSLPFKIAKQSKKKILRYAILSGVPTGIGCLVGSVISYINKYVVAGCLACAAGAMLYVVMNELIPEYSRKENLKIATVSNMIGIIVALLLLEWLEL, from the coding sequence TTGGAAATAAATTTTTTAGTTTTTGACCTTTTTGCCTTTTTTTGTGGGATAACTGGAGCATTTGTCGGAGCTCTGGCAGGCTTGGTTTTACCTCTGAATGATGAGAAGATAAAGGACTCTTTAATTGGTTTTGCATCGGGATTAATGCTTGGTTTAATTTGCTTTGGACTTATTCCTGAAGCTGTTAGTATCTCGAACTTGCTTGTATGCATTTTAGTATTGATTTCTTCATACTTTATGATTGGGATATTAGAGAAAAAATTGACAATGAGATATTTATTTTCCCAGAACAGATATTTAAAAAGTGGAATATTGATTTTGGTTGCACTTTCTCTTCACAACTTTCCAGAAGGGTTGGCAATAGGAAGCAGTTTTACTGTAGAAAAGAACTTAGGAATTTTGGTAGGTATTATAATAATAATTCATGATATTCCAGAAGGATTTGCTCTTTCATTGCCTTTTAAGATAGCCAAACAAAGTAAAAAGAAAATATTAAGATATGCAATATTGTCAGGAGTTCCAACAGGTATTGGGTGTTTGGTTGGAAGTGTGATAAGTTATATTAACAAATATGTAGTAGCAGGCTGTCTTGCTTGTGCAGCAGGCGCAATGCTGTATGTTGTGATGAATGAGCTTATTCCAGAGTATAGTCGAAAAGAGAATTTGAAAATTGCGACAGTATCAAATATGATAGGTATTATTGTAGCACTACTACTTTTGGAGTGGTTGGAATTATGA
- the rpmE gene encoding 50S ribosomal protein L31: MKEGIHPTYYHDAVVRCACGETFVTGSTKKEIHVEICSKCHPFFTGKQKFVDTTGRVERFMKKYGLEQK; this comes from the coding sequence ATGAAAGAAGGTATCCATCCAACATATTATCACGATGCAGTTGTCAGATGTGCATGCGGTGAGACATTTGTAACTGGTTCTACTAAAAAAGAAATCCATGTAGAAATTTGTTCAAAGTGCCATCCATTCTTTACAGGTAAACAAAAGTTTGTTGATACAACAGGTAGAGTAGAAAGATTTATGAAGAAATATGGGCTTGAACAGAAATAG